Proteins from a single region of Altererythrobacter sp. Root672:
- a CDS encoding nuclear transport factor 2 family protein has protein sequence MTDQIAALTARIEGLEKRAQAAEDYRDLVNLQGAYGYFVDKGLWDKAAELFAREGSLEIAGRGVYVGRERVREYLHRLPPYGYGVIYNHMQLQPVLHIDCEAGTAKGRWRTLMMVGALGKEGRWGEATYENSYVREDGKWRIASLHGIVNFYSEYDEGWHRGGVPLLRSVEGAQPDRPPSFEYEAYPEPVIAPFHYDKV, from the coding sequence ATGACCGATCAGATCGCTGCGCTCACCGCGCGTATCGAGGGACTCGAAAAACGCGCCCAGGCGGCCGAGGACTATCGCGACCTCGTCAACCTCCAGGGCGCCTACGGCTACTTCGTCGACAAGGGGCTGTGGGACAAGGCGGCCGAGCTGTTCGCACGTGAAGGCTCGCTCGAGATCGCCGGGCGCGGCGTCTATGTCGGGCGCGAGCGGGTGCGCGAGTATCTCCATCGCCTGCCACCCTACGGCTACGGCGTGATCTACAACCACATGCAGCTGCAGCCGGTGCTGCACATCGACTGCGAGGCCGGCACCGCGAAGGGCCGTTGGCGCACGCTGATGATGGTCGGCGCGCTGGGCAAGGAAGGCCGCTGGGGCGAGGCGACCTACGAGAACAGCTATGTCCGCGAGGACGGAAAGTGGCGCATCGCCAGCCTGCACGGGATCGTCAACTTCTACTCCGAGTATGACGAAGGCTGGCATCGCGGCGGGGTGCCCCTGTTGCGCTCAGTCGAAGGCGCGCAGCCCGACCGGCCGCCGAGCTTCGAGTACGAGGCCTATCCCGAGCCGGTGATCGCGCCGTTTCATTACGACAAGGTGTAG
- the dcd gene encoding dCTP deaminase, which translates to MTILSDRWIRDEARRSGMIEPFVEHQKRDGCISYGLSSYGYDARVADDFKIFTNVDSAVVDPKNFDSNSFVDRKTDVCVIPPNSFVLARTVEYFRIPRDVLVICLGKSTYARCGIIVNVTPLEPEWEGHVTLEFSNTTPLPAKIYANEGACQFLFLKGNEPCQTSYADRSGKYMGQRGVTLPKL; encoded by the coding sequence ATGACGATTCTCAGCGACCGCTGGATCCGCGACGAAGCGCGCCGATCCGGCATGATCGAACCCTTTGTCGAACACCAGAAGCGCGACGGCTGCATCAGCTACGGGCTGTCGTCCTACGGCTACGACGCCCGGGTGGCTGATGACTTCAAGATCTTCACCAATGTCGATTCCGCCGTCGTCGATCCGAAGAACTTCGACTCCAACAGCTTCGTCGACCGCAAGACCGACGTCTGCGTGATCCCGCCCAACAGCTTCGTCCTCGCGCGCACGGTCGAATACTTTCGCATCCCACGCGACGTGTTGGTTATCTGCCTCGGCAAGTCGACGTACGCCCGCTGCGGCATCATCGTGAACGTCACGCCGCTCGAACCGGAGTGGGAGGGCCACGTGACGCTGGAATTCTCCAACACCACCCCGCTCCCGGCCAAGATCTACGCCAACGAAGGCGCCTGCCAGTTCCTGTTCCTCAAGGGGAACGAACCGTGCCAGACGAGCTATGCCGACCGTTCGGGCAAGTACATGGGCCAGCGCGGAGTTACGCTGCCCAAGCTCTAA